A single region of the Actinoplanes sp. SE50/110 genome encodes:
- a CDS encoding ricin-type beta-trefoil lectin domain protein, with protein sequence MTRRVVRLRLFNFVRARYVMRATVATTVAAMVLSTADASAAWAATTDWNLGNTSASQVADLTAPATGVVRNDGLKTCLERVSGATANGTVAASSTCTGASGQMWTFKPPTFSTQGNLTPAGVPTSCLSVVSRNGGPAREVAAAGAAQMLLTDDGQVWARTQNGLNAELGPWVKETDAKVQDIAGGSDGTQMIIGADWHVYARNNVGADGWTNEGTQAATAIATNGGTQLYLASDGTVYARSGIGDATGWVAETAAGGAKAIAVGSDGTQMMIGADGSVYARSAIGNASGWVKELGPGAQAIATNGGLQMLVDARSEVYVKTGISLNGWTKEAVTSASGAAVTAPASPLRRVITVDSDRTQMMQGSDGNAYARLASDTTWTVQNGPVLTGTDVVGRTAIAVGSSGRLIILNTGTVSARTAASRGRYVSASDPTADSADGVPVKLYDCHDWANQGWVFEYSKSGSIQLRNPASNRCLNTPNDSTTSGTALTIATCTGSLGQQFTNPTTPPPPSGPITNPVVNKCAVPASTTSTPDTGAAVVINPCGVGYTTGPVLPWTLNKDGTLTAGTMCLSLTGGETATTNGTKTTMSKCAGTLDQQWVVGFDTTGRTQLINPNSARCLEDPNANLTTGTPLQIATCNNGDAQVWSIPHTGHAFAGPITATTTVIPAGTGTERLVAMQTAARVRDTRAHLALLMHAGGPNVRQIAAQWLAGPDTALNVEWGDWVDKNWIAEDWVNGWKWADASSDTAPAGPLGADIVAAGTADQARQQRETARDAFLAGYPMGDYGSRPSFDTDVTNFLSKGSTRELAVEAAYFHPLITQASKAEQDKVWEIYERHLKSEPGNGYFTADNIKKVVEGSADDVRRFIQFDSYPRVAPQPNTPEFRIEVEALKTRWAQGDPSNPLDPDHVLLDVEETAWAEWQAELNSQAQPRADILAAEMQSLDALRASSETMHDGLGYAWTARGIQWAQDQKFNSGKPAWTGVDISRAPHDLGVIKAKVAALAAAAKNSAAVAKDAADKAVAARDAAYTTATAAGLPQGRGLTYAQQSAQVAQAAAAATQATANAMQTVVAAVNATLANSATLLANASAQAHAARALYLRQSAEDSAAHAAQLAAQAKQEEKEAATAAAKAAADKTKIATVEADAKSALARADAAAADAAKQEKIAADAQATAERERQNAAAAMTAAQNQAAIAESKKNEAASAAAKAGQDETAAKLAETFAMDAWRRAAKAQAEMVATAQAAAEADAKAAAAAGTDAADDAEAQAVKARKAADDAAAAADTAGTEADAAQAAASRARSAAGTARAAAQRAAADLETAKAAASQTHADAVEGHALAADAISNARYAASQAAQARKAAADAKAEADSAKAAAQQAQTEAADALADSAVAIGQAVATGQAAQETAVAAATVAAPADTAIDLATPWAATDSAAGLAGLSSQAAETISAAQANIAAAQATQAAALAVDAQDAANRASGDAKLALQAAAAAAVSASQAAASAAAATKSANQAAADAKATKQASARIDEMDAKAQQDVTKTQGSADAADAHATAAEAAADESERDADAAHHAYYSAQDSANEASEYADDAEASAQAAREAAENANTSLEGAQAAGAALASATVNDPQQLTDLNAKASPLGDGIWVRPEAKVTFTPDGPCVGVGGCDVTGTAHVTGYNVYFYAACAVPDPADPNHCFTTASGSVLNLYPLATIPINQPPYKITHHIDQMALYDTYVKHLPETLFHEFIGCYHKLTSADDGGSLFDCGLVVGELFGAEIIKAASTALRALRIAMIAYDVEGIDGAINAIKALKIEYQTLIELQKIAAAARAEALEKRILECLGGHSFAEGTGVLMADGTVKPIEAVRVGDLVRNATPSGGVETHQVTQTHRTTTDTEFTELTVVAGDRRVNIVGTQNHPFYDVTRAEFVNAGDLAVGDQLRTGSSGTITVAAVRNYTGAMATYDLTIEGLHTYFVDNNGLPVLVHNSTACPPGWVADALREMTDRKLPVTTGFLYVGGRRVAELSARTEEESKYINAYLHKIFPNVPAKTTFRASWHADGKLAWWMRLEYRNSGFTSEELKNGIMIINNKNGPCGGVKYDLGCLQDMANILYRDQKISVFWPGRAEPYPVQGVASR encoded by the coding sequence ATGACGCGTCGCGTCGTGCGCTTAAGGCTGTTCAACTTTGTCCGGGCCCGTTATGTGATGCGGGCCACTGTAGCAACGACCGTGGCCGCAATGGTTCTGTCGACGGCTGATGCCTCGGCGGCATGGGCAGCCACGACGGACTGGAACCTAGGCAACACTTCGGCCTCGCAGGTTGCAGACCTGACGGCACCCGCCACGGGAGTGGTCCGGAACGATGGACTCAAGACCTGTTTGGAGCGTGTCAGCGGCGCCACCGCCAACGGCACGGTAGCCGCCTCGTCGACGTGCACCGGCGCGTCCGGCCAGATGTGGACCTTCAAGCCTCCGACGTTCAGCACGCAAGGGAATCTGACTCCGGCTGGCGTGCCCACCAGTTGCTTGAGCGTGGTGAGCCGTAATGGCGGACCGGCTCGCGAAGTGGCGGCGGCCGGCGCTGCCCAGATGCTTTTGACCGACGATGGCCAAGTCTGGGCGAGGACCCAGAATGGCTTAAATGCCGAGCTGGGTCCGTGGGTTAAGGAGACCGACGCCAAGGTCCAAGATATCGCCGGCGGCTCCGACGGCACTCAGATGATCATCGGCGCGGACTGGCACGTGTATGCCCGCAATAATGTCGGTGCCGACGGCTGGACCAACGAGGGCACGCAGGCTGCGACCGCGATCGCCACGAACGGTGGCACCCAGCTGTACTTGGCCTCCGACGGGACGGTATACGCCCGGTCTGGCATCGGCGACGCTACCGGCTGGGTAGCCGAGACCGCCGCTGGCGGTGCCAAGGCGATCGCTGTGGGGTCCGACGGCACTCAGATGATGATCGGCGCCGACGGGTCGGTATACGCCCGCTCCGCCATCGGCAACGCGAGCGGCTGGGTAAAGGAGCTCGGACCGGGCGCGCAGGCGATCGCCACCAACGGCGGCCTCCAGATGCTGGTCGACGCCCGCAGCGAGGTCTATGTCAAGACGGGTATCAGTCTCAACGGCTGGACCAAAGAGGCCGTTACCTCGGCCAGCGGCGCGGCGGTCACTGCCCCAGCGTCGCCCCTGCGCAGGGTGATCACGGTCGACAGCGACCGCACGCAAATGATGCAAGGCTCCGACGGCAACGCGTATGCCCGCCTGGCATCGGACACGACTTGGACAGTCCAGAACGGGCCTGTCCTGACGGGCACCGATGTAGTGGGGCGTACCGCGATCGCGGTCGGCTCGTCCGGGCGGCTGATCATCCTGAACACCGGGACCGTCTCAGCACGCACGGCCGCATCGAGAGGCCGCTACGTCTCCGCATCGGATCCGACGGCAGATTCTGCAGACGGCGTTCCAGTCAAGCTTTACGACTGCCACGACTGGGCGAATCAAGGCTGGGTGTTTGAGTACAGCAAGTCCGGCAGCATCCAGCTGCGTAACCCGGCATCGAACCGGTGCCTCAACACGCCGAACGACTCGACCACCAGCGGCACCGCGCTGACCATCGCCACCTGCACCGGCTCACTCGGCCAGCAGTTCACCAACCCCACCACACCGCCCCCGCCTTCCGGCCCGATCACCAACCCGGTGGTGAACAAATGCGCGGTGCCGGCGTCCACGACCAGCACCCCGGACACAGGCGCCGCGGTCGTGATCAACCCGTGCGGCGTCGGCTACACCACCGGCCCCGTCCTCCCATGGACTCTCAACAAGGACGGCACCCTGACGGCCGGCACCATGTGCCTGAGCCTCACCGGCGGCGAAACCGCCACCACCAACGGCACCAAGACCACGATGAGCAAGTGCGCCGGAACCCTCGACCAGCAGTGGGTCGTCGGGTTCGACACCACCGGCCGCACCCAACTGATCAACCCGAACTCCGCGCGATGCCTGGAAGACCCGAACGCCAACCTCACCACCGGCACCCCACTGCAGATCGCCACCTGTAACAACGGGGACGCCCAGGTGTGGAGCATCCCGCACACCGGGCACGCCTTCGCCGGACCGATCACCGCGACCACCACGGTGATCCCCGCAGGAACCGGCACCGAACGACTCGTCGCGATGCAAACCGCGGCACGAGTACGCGACACCCGCGCCCACCTGGCCCTGCTTATGCACGCCGGAGGCCCCAACGTCCGCCAGATAGCCGCGCAGTGGCTTGCCGGCCCCGACACGGCGCTGAACGTCGAATGGGGCGACTGGGTCGACAAAAACTGGATCGCCGAAGACTGGGTCAACGGCTGGAAATGGGCCGACGCCTCCAGCGACACAGCGCCAGCCGGCCCGCTAGGAGCGGACATCGTCGCAGCCGGCACCGCCGATCAGGCACGCCAGCAGCGTGAGACCGCCCGCGACGCGTTCCTGGCCGGCTACCCGATGGGCGACTACGGATCCCGGCCGTCCTTTGACACCGACGTCACCAACTTCTTGTCCAAAGGTTCGACGAGAGAACTGGCCGTCGAAGCCGCCTACTTCCACCCTCTGATCACGCAGGCGTCGAAGGCCGAGCAGGACAAGGTCTGGGAGATCTATGAGCGTCACCTCAAGTCCGAGCCAGGCAACGGCTACTTCACCGCTGACAACATCAAAAAAGTCGTAGAAGGGTCAGCCGACGACGTTCGCCGGTTCATCCAGTTCGACAGCTATCCCCGGGTCGCACCGCAGCCGAATACCCCGGAATTCCGGATCGAGGTCGAAGCCCTCAAAACCCGTTGGGCACAGGGCGACCCGAGCAACCCCCTCGACCCCGACCACGTCCTGCTCGACGTCGAGGAAACCGCCTGGGCGGAATGGCAGGCCGAACTCAACTCGCAGGCCCAGCCCCGCGCCGACATCCTCGCCGCCGAAATGCAGAGCCTGGACGCCCTGCGCGCCAGCTCCGAAACCATGCACGACGGCCTCGGCTACGCCTGGACCGCTCGCGGCATCCAATGGGCCCAGGACCAGAAATTCAACAGCGGCAAACCCGCCTGGACCGGCGTCGACATCTCCCGCGCCCCGCACGACCTCGGCGTGATCAAAGCTAAAGTCGCCGCCCTGGCCGCCGCAGCGAAAAACTCTGCCGCGGTCGCCAAGGACGCTGCCGACAAAGCCGTCGCCGCACGTGACGCCGCGTACACCACAGCGACCGCAGCTGGCCTACCGCAGGGCCGCGGCCTGACCTACGCCCAGCAATCAGCACAAGTCGCGCAGGCAGCAGCCGCCGCCACACAGGCAACGGCCAACGCGATGCAAACCGTGGTCGCTGCAGTCAACGCAACGCTGGCTAACTCGGCCACCCTGCTGGCAAACGCAAGCGCGCAAGCGCACGCCGCCCGCGCCCTCTACCTACGTCAGTCGGCCGAGGACAGCGCCGCTCACGCCGCGCAGCTCGCCGCGCAGGCAAAGCAAGAGGAGAAGGAGGCCGCCACCGCCGCCGCCAAGGCCGCTGCGGACAAGACCAAGATTGCCACTGTCGAAGCCGACGCGAAAAGCGCTCTAGCCCGGGCGGACGCTGCAGCAGCGGACGCCGCCAAGCAGGAAAAGATTGCTGCAGACGCCCAAGCGACGGCCGAACGGGAACGGCAGAACGCGGCCGCGGCGATGACGGCGGCCCAGAATCAAGCCGCGATCGCCGAATCAAAGAAGAACGAGGCGGCGAGCGCTGCCGCCAAGGCCGGTCAGGACGAGACGGCAGCAAAACTCGCGGAAACCTTCGCGATGGACGCTTGGCGCCGGGCGGCTAAGGCCCAGGCCGAGATGGTCGCAACAGCGCAGGCAGCCGCGGAAGCAGACGCGAAGGCGGCCGCCGCCGCCGGTACAGACGCTGCCGACGACGCCGAAGCTCAGGCCGTCAAAGCCCGCAAGGCAGCCGACGATGCCGCAGCCGCCGCCGACACAGCGGGGACAGAAGCCGACGCCGCTCAAGCCGCCGCATCCCGAGCACGATCGGCTGCCGGCACCGCGCGCGCCGCGGCACAGCGTGCGGCCGCAGATCTGGAGACTGCGAAGGCAGCAGCGTCGCAGACCCACGCGGATGCAGTCGAGGGCCACGCGCTGGCCGCCGACGCGATCAGCAACGCACGCTACGCGGCCTCTCAGGCAGCACAGGCACGAAAGGCGGCAGCCGACGCCAAGGCGGAGGCGGACAGTGCCAAGGCAGCCGCGCAACAGGCTCAGACCGAAGCGGCGGATGCGCTGGCCGACAGTGCGGTCGCGATCGGGCAAGCCGTGGCCACCGGCCAAGCCGCACAAGAAACCGCGGTCGCAGCCGCGACTGTAGCGGCCCCCGCGGACACCGCGATCGATCTTGCAACGCCATGGGCAGCCACCGATTCAGCGGCCGGCCTGGCCGGCCTGAGCTCACAAGCAGCCGAGACCATTTCCGCCGCCCAGGCGAATATCGCCGCAGCGCAGGCGACTCAGGCGGCGGCTCTAGCCGTGGATGCCCAGGACGCCGCGAACCGGGCGAGCGGGGATGCGAAACTTGCCCTCCAAGCAGCGGCCGCAGCCGCGGTCTCGGCATCGCAGGCAGCCGCCTCGGCGGCGGCCGCCACGAAGTCTGCTAACCAAGCAGCAGCCGACGCGAAAGCAACTAAGCAGGCATCCGCGCGCATCGACGAGATGGATGCCAAAGCCCAGCAGGACGTCACCAAGACCCAAGGCTCCGCCGATGCCGCCGACGCCCATGCGACGGCGGCGGAAGCAGCCGCCGACGAGAGCGAACGTGACGCCGACGCTGCGCACCACGCGTACTACAGCGCGCAGGACTCCGCAAACGAGGCCAGCGAGTACGCCGACGATGCGGAAGCTTCAGCGCAGGCAGCACGAGAAGCCGCCGAGAATGCCAACACGTCACTCGAGGGTGCTCAGGCAGCTGGCGCTGCCCTGGCCTCGGCTACGGTCAACGACCCGCAGCAGCTAACTGACCTGAACGCCAAGGCGTCGCCGCTCGGCGACGGTATCTGGGTCCGTCCTGAAGCGAAGGTCACCTTTACCCCAGACGGCCCCTGCGTCGGTGTCGGCGGCTGCGACGTCACCGGCACAGCCCACGTCACCGGCTACAACGTCTACTTCTATGCCGCCTGCGCCGTCCCCGACCCGGCGGACCCGAACCACTGTTTCACAACCGCGAGCGGCTCTGTCCTCAACCTGTACCCGTTGGCGACCATTCCGATCAACCAGCCGCCGTACAAGATCACGCATCACATCGATCAGATGGCGTTGTATGACACCTACGTCAAACATCTACCTGAGACGCTGTTCCATGAATTCATCGGCTGCTACCACAAGCTGACGTCCGCCGACGACGGTGGGAGTCTGTTCGACTGCGGGCTGGTCGTCGGTGAACTTTTCGGTGCGGAGATCATCAAAGCCGCATCGACAGCACTCCGCGCGCTTCGCATCGCCATGATCGCCTACGACGTCGAAGGAATCGACGGGGCGATCAACGCGATCAAGGCTTTGAAGATTGAGTACCAGACCCTGATAGAGCTTCAGAAGATCGCGGCTGCTGCCCGTGCTGAAGCTCTCGAAAAGCGGATTCTCGAGTGCCTCGGTGGACATAGTTTCGCGGAGGGCACCGGAGTTCTTATGGCCGACGGCACAGTCAAGCCAATTGAGGCAGTCAGAGTCGGTGATTTAGTCCGTAACGCCACACCTTCTGGTGGCGTCGAGACGCATCAGGTGACGCAGACGCACCGGACAACTACGGACACCGAATTCACTGAACTGACCGTCGTGGCCGGCGACAGAAGAGTCAATATTGTCGGCACTCAGAACCACCCATTCTACGACGTCACTCGCGCCGAATTCGTCAACGCAGGCGATCTTGCCGTCGGAGATCAGCTGAGGACCGGCAGCTCGGGAACGATCACGGTCGCCGCTGTGCGGAATTATACCGGCGCGATGGCCACCTATGACCTGACAATCGAAGGCCTGCATACCTATTTCGTTGACAACAACGGCCTTCCCGTACTGGTACATAACAGTACGGCTTGTCCTCCCGGTTGGGTGGCAGACGCCCTTAGGGAGATGACGGACAGGAAACTTCCAGTCACGACGGGCTTCTTGTACGTTGGTGGGCGGCGCGTCGCGGAGTTGTCGGCTCGCACGGAGGAAGAATCCAAGTATATTAACGCCTACCTCCATAAAATCTTCCCGAATGTTCCCGCGAAGACGACCTTCAGGGCTTCATGGCACGCCGACGGGAAGCTGGCCTGGTGGATGCGTCTAGAATATCGAAATAGCGGATTCACCAGCGAAGAGTTGAAAAACGGGATTATGATTATCAATAACAAGAACGGTCCTTGCGGAGGAGTAAAGTACGATCTTGGATGCCTTCAGGATATGGCGAACATTCTCTATCGCGACCAGAAGATAAGTGTCTTTTGGCCGGGGCGGGCGGAGCCATACCCTGTCCAAGGCGTAGCTTCGCGATAG
- a CDS encoding Imm1 family immunity protein, whose translation MRNRRVILNFSDGRRHRCAETAEAVSAVVNEIFDGRSSKSAGNVAHGDDGTATDAIFELSWSDRCHDLQSSEAGRNGLPSNFLSVACNHSTGYGALVWCVDQVSFPRKGGIHASVWVTDNVEPPEFDTGVIMDQDVEECHDPRSTIPLHQVRQAVEEFCRLGTGDRPESVRWVEAFDFVGRRFPLVTDDGRHDPFLA comes from the coding sequence ATGAGGAATAGACGCGTGATTTTGAACTTTTCAGACGGACGGCGTCATCGATGCGCGGAGACTGCAGAGGCGGTGTCTGCTGTGGTTAATGAGATTTTTGATGGCCGCAGCAGCAAGTCTGCAGGGAATGTTGCGCATGGAGATGACGGTACGGCAACGGACGCAATATTCGAGCTCTCATGGTCGGACCGGTGCCACGACCTTCAGAGTAGTGAAGCCGGTCGTAATGGCCTGCCTAGCAACTTCCTAAGTGTTGCTTGCAATCACTCGACCGGATACGGTGCCCTCGTCTGGTGCGTCGACCAGGTCTCATTTCCGCGGAAGGGTGGCATACATGCCAGCGTCTGGGTGACGGATAATGTAGAGCCGCCGGAGTTCGACACCGGCGTGATAATGGATCAGGACGTAGAAGAATGCCACGATCCAAGAAGCACCATTCCGCTCCACCAGGTACGGCAGGCCGTCGAGGAGTTCTGCCGCCTGGGTACAGGTGATCGTCCCGAAAGCGTCCGATGGGTTGAAGCCTTCGACTTTGTGGGACGAAGGTTCCCGCTCGTTACCGACGACGGAAGGCATGACCCCTTCCTTGCATGA